One genomic region from Spirulina subsalsa PCC 9445 encodes:
- a CDS encoding AAA family ATPase encodes MRITLKKLGILKQAELEIGDLTIICGDNNTGKTYATYALFGFLYSWEKTRDLEIDSTIIDQVLNEGIAHINIISDFWGNYQNILNTICLDYSKNLSSVFAASEDKFKNADFQIFLDISHQDILDIELTNEIGSSTTRFFSVIKEPGNSDVSITLLTKRENVKIPRDIIKKFISDSLKEILFKKYIPRPFIASAERTGTAIFRQELNFARNRLLEEVNQVEREIDRIQLLLKQNYNDYALPIKENVDFTRNIERIAQKKSQIIKDSPHLLEEFSDIIGGQYTVTPNGELYFIPQNNNKLRLTMDGSSSAVRSLLDIGFYLKHIAQKGDMLMIDEPELNLHPENQRRIARLLAKLVNYGIKVYITTHSDYIIKELNTLIMLNSEKSHIKKIAEAEGYQRDELLNPERIRAYVAKIDKIKLDGNKTKTSCNTLVSAEIDPELGIDIKSFDTAIETMNRIQDAIIWGGES; translated from the coding sequence ATGAGAATTACACTCAAAAAATTAGGGATTCTAAAACAAGCCGAACTTGAAATAGGGGATCTCACCATTATCTGTGGTGATAACAATACAGGTAAAACCTATGCCACCTATGCCTTATTTGGCTTTCTTTATTCTTGGGAAAAAACGAGGGATCTTGAAATAGACTCCACCATCATAGATCAAGTTTTAAATGAAGGGATCGCCCATATAAACATTATAAGCGACTTTTGGGGCAATTATCAAAACATTTTAAATACAATCTGTCTTGATTATTCAAAAAACTTATCAAGCGTCTTTGCTGCCAGTGAAGATAAATTTAAAAATGCCGACTTTCAAATTTTCCTAGATATTAGCCATCAAGACATTTTAGACATTGAATTAACCAATGAAATCGGCTCATCTACAACCCGATTTTTCTCCGTAATCAAAGAACCGGGAAATTCCGATGTCAGCATTACCTTATTAACCAAGCGGGAAAACGTAAAAATCCCCAGAGACATCATTAAAAAGTTTATTAGTGACTCTCTTAAAGAAATTCTGTTTAAAAAGTACATACCCCGACCTTTTATTGCCAGTGCCGAAAGAACCGGAACAGCTATTTTTCGCCAAGAACTAAACTTTGCCAGAAATCGACTCCTTGAGGAAGTTAATCAAGTTGAAAGGGAAATAGATCGGATTCAACTTCTTTTAAAACAAAACTATAATGACTATGCTCTACCCATTAAAGAAAACGTAGATTTTACCAGAAACATAGAAAGAATTGCCCAGAAAAAAAGTCAAATTATTAAGGATAGTCCCCATCTACTGGAAGAATTTTCCGATATTATTGGCGGACAGTACACTGTCACCCCAAACGGTGAATTGTATTTCATTCCCCAAAATAATAACAAACTCAGATTAACAATGGATGGAAGCTCTAGTGCAGTTCGTTCATTACTCGATATTGGCTTTTATCTAAAACACATTGCCCAAAAAGGTGATATGTTAATGATTGATGAACCAGAACTCAATCTTCATCCTGAAAATCAACGACGCATCGCCCGTTTACTGGCTAAATTAGTCAACTATGGTATTAAGGTTTATATCACGACCCATAGCGATTACATCATTAAAGAATTGAATACCTTAATCATGCTGAACTCTGAAAAAAGCCATATTAAGAAAATTGCGGAAGCGGAAGGGTATCAAAGGGATGAATTACTCAACCCCGAAAGAATTCGCGCTTATGTTGCCAAGATAGACAAAATAAAATTAGACGGCAACAAGACAAAAACTAGCTGTAATACCTTAGTTTCTGCGGAGATTGATCCAGAATTGGGGATTGATATTAAAAGTTTTGATACGGCCATTGAAACCATGAATCGGATTCAAGATGCAATTATCTGGGGAGGTGAAAGTTAG
- the drmD gene encoding DISARM system SNF2-like helicase DrmD, with the protein MSPLPEQGQLVEVRGQRYTVNAVQTSTLPTNVVQSKRPPTHHLISLASIEDDATGEQLQVVWEVESGAKIFEERELPYPFALDDAQSFEAFLDAVRWGAVSKADRQGVQSPFRSGIDIEDYQLDPVVRAVQMPRVNLLIADDVGLGKTIEAGLVAQELVLRQRAHRMLIVCPSALQVQWREQMRDKFGLDFRIVNSDLMRDLRRRRGLHINPWSHYPRLITSIDYVKRDRPMQLLRESLPGEEESIFPRRIDLLIVDEAHNIAPPGGGHYAVDSLRTKVIRFLVRHCEHKLFLSATPHNGYRESFTALLELLDSQRFAREIAPEPKQLNLIMVRRLKRDLPNKWDGSPRFPERQLEAIAVPYTEEEREANRQLNEYTQLRRKGATDQLEQTATEFVLKLLKKRLFSCPQAFLNTLLKHEESFSKQRRKKSLMVPTVGLLQRKLEDIDEEFADDDLYEESTLEALDTSSSLFRPLTTRERELLNGLKQWAEKTARSLDSKAEQLLHWLDTYIRPGGQWSQERVIIFTEYRATQKWLADLLLSRGMGEENRLMVLYGGMASDEREKVKAAFQAHPDVSPVRILLATDAASEGLDLQNYCSRLIHYEIPWNPNRMEQRNGRIDRHGQRANAVKIYHFVGQGYQQGVAQGMKPGELEGDLEFLMRAAQKINNIREDLGKVGPVIAAQVEEAMLGQRTVLDTTQAESEAAPLRRLLKFERKVNEEIAKLKDKLEQTRQELRLDPANIQSVVQVGLRLAKQPALIPTDEPDVFRLPALTGSWAVCQEGLRHPHTGDIRPLTFDPDRARGQDDVVLAHLNHRLVQMCLRLLRAEVWSRGERKRLNRVTAYQIPSRLSREPVVMAYGRLVILGGDQERLNEEVIVAGGKLSGGQFKRLGVLELNQLGQEAKPGDIPEQVIESLRGLWERYAKPLQGSLEARMRDRQQSLQKQLEDRYQKEIEDITSILEQLKASIEKELSEGAKPRQLELFSPDEQSQYEQNRETLRRRLADIPAEIERETQLIRDRYANPTPRLFPLAIAYLIPPAAY; encoded by the coding sequence ATGTCACCTCTTCCCGAACAAGGTCAATTGGTTGAAGTCCGAGGACAACGTTATACCGTTAACGCTGTTCAGACTTCGACTTTACCGACGAATGTAGTCCAATCGAAACGCCCACCGACTCATCACTTGATTAGTTTGGCTTCCATTGAAGATGATGCCACGGGTGAACAGTTACAAGTGGTTTGGGAGGTGGAATCGGGGGCTAAGATTTTTGAGGAGCGAGAGTTACCCTATCCTTTCGCCTTGGATGATGCCCAGAGTTTTGAAGCGTTTTTAGATGCGGTGCGCTGGGGGGCGGTGTCAAAAGCAGATCGCCAAGGAGTTCAGTCGCCTTTCCGCAGTGGCATTGATATTGAAGACTATCAACTAGATCCTGTGGTGCGGGCGGTGCAAATGCCGAGGGTGAATTTGTTAATTGCTGATGATGTGGGCTTGGGAAAAACCATTGAGGCGGGCTTAGTGGCGCAGGAGTTGGTGTTACGGCAACGCGCCCACCGGATGTTAATTGTTTGTCCCTCGGCGCTTCAGGTGCAATGGCGGGAGCAAATGCGGGATAAGTTTGGCTTGGATTTTCGCATTGTCAATAGTGATTTAATGCGGGATCTCCGACGGCGGCGGGGATTACATATTAATCCTTGGAGTCATTATCCCCGTTTGATTACGTCGATTGATTATGTTAAACGCGATCGCCCCATGCAGTTACTCCGGGAGTCTTTACCGGGAGAAGAAGAATCCATCTTTCCCCGTCGGATTGATCTGTTGATTGTGGATGAAGCCCATAATATCGCACCGCCGGGGGGGGGACATTATGCGGTGGATTCCTTGAGGACAAAGGTGATCCGGTTTTTGGTGCGCCATTGTGAGCATAAATTATTCCTGTCGGCGACTCCCCATAATGGCTATCGGGAAAGTTTTACCGCCCTGTTGGAGTTACTGGATTCTCAACGGTTTGCTCGGGAAATTGCCCCGGAGCCTAAACAGCTTAATTTAATCATGGTGCGTCGTCTGAAGCGGGACTTACCAAACAAATGGGATGGCTCCCCACGCTTTCCTGAACGTCAGTTAGAGGCGATCGCAGTTCCCTATACCGAAGAGGAACGGGAAGCCAATCGGCAACTGAATGAATACACCCAGTTACGGCGCAAAGGGGCAACGGATCAGTTAGAACAGACGGCGACGGAGTTTGTCTTAAAACTCCTGAAAAAACGCCTGTTTTCCTGTCCCCAAGCCTTTTTAAACACCTTATTAAAACATGAGGAATCGTTCTCTAAGCAGCGACGGAAAAAGTCCCTAATGGTGCCGACGGTGGGCTTGTTGCAACGGAAATTAGAGGATATTGATGAAGAGTTTGCCGATGATGATCTCTATGAAGAATCCACCCTAGAAGCCTTAGATACCAGTAGTTCTCTCTTTCGTCCCCTCACCACTCGGGAGCGGGAACTGCTCAATGGTTTAAAGCAGTGGGCCGAGAAAACCGCTAGAAGCCTTGATAGTAAAGCGGAGCAGCTTTTGCACTGGTTAGATACCTATATCCGACCGGGGGGGCAATGGTCCCAGGAGCGAGTGATTATTTTTACCGAATATCGAGCCACTCAAAAATGGTTAGCGGATTTGTTGCTCAGTCGGGGCATGGGAGAGGAAAATCGCCTGATGGTGTTGTATGGGGGAATGGCCAGTGATGAGCGGGAAAAGGTCAAAGCGGCGTTTCAGGCTCATCCTGATGTGTCCCCCGTGCGAATTCTCTTGGCAACGGATGCGGCTTCTGAGGGGTTGGATCTACAAAACTATTGTTCTCGGTTAATCCATTATGAGATCCCTTGGAATCCTAACCGGATGGAACAGCGCAATGGACGGATTGACCGCCACGGGCAACGAGCCAACGCGGTGAAAATTTATCATTTTGTCGGCCAGGGCTATCAGCAGGGAGTCGCCCAGGGGATGAAACCGGGGGAACTGGAGGGGGATCTAGAATTCCTGATGCGGGCAGCCCAGAAGATTAATAATATTCGGGAGGATTTGGGCAAGGTGGGGCCGGTGATTGCGGCACAGGTGGAGGAGGCGATGTTAGGGCAACGGACGGTTTTAGATACGACTCAAGCGGAATCTGAAGCGGCTCCCCTACGACGACTTTTGAAGTTTGAGCGCAAGGTGAATGAGGAAATCGCCAAACTCAAGGACAAGCTGGAACAAACTCGTCAGGAGTTGCGCTTAGATCCGGCTAATATTCAATCGGTGGTACAGGTGGGGTTAAGACTGGCGAAACAGCCCGCTTTAATCCCGACGGATGAACCCGATGTTTTCCGTTTGCCTGCTTTAACGGGGAGTTGGGCGGTGTGTCAGGAGGGGTTACGCCATCCCCACACGGGGGACATTCGCCCCTTGACCTTTGATCCGGATCGGGCGCGAGGTCAGGATGATGTGGTGTTGGCGCATCTTAACCATCGTTTAGTACAGATGTGTTTACGGTTATTGCGGGCGGAGGTTTGGTCACGGGGGGAACGGAAACGGCTTAATCGGGTGACGGCCTATCAAATCCCCAGTCGTCTAAGTCGGGAGCCGGTGGTGATGGCCTATGGGCGTTTGGTGATTCTGGGTGGGGATCAGGAGCGCTTGAATGAGGAGGTGATTGTGGCGGGGGGGAAACTCTCCGGGGGGCAGTTTAAACGCTTGGGGGTGCTGGAGTTGAATCAGTTAGGGCAGGAGGCGAAACCGGGGGATATTCCGGAGCAGGTGATCGAGAGTTTGCGGGGGCTGTGGGAGCGTTACGCCAAGCCGTTACAGGGCAGTTTAGAGGCCAGGATGCGCGATCGCCAACAATCCCTACAAAAACAGTTAGAGGATCGGTATCAGAAGGAAATCGAGGATATCACGAGCATTCTGGAGCAACTTAAGGCGAGTATCGAGAAAGAGTTATCGGAGGGCGCAAAGCCGCGTCAATTGGAGTTATTTAGCCCTGACGAGCAGAGCCAATATGAACAAAACCGCGAAACCCTGCGCCGTCGTTTGGCGGATATTCCCGCAGAGATTGAACGGGAAACCCAGTTAATCCGCGATCGCTACGCCAATCCTACCCCTCGATTGTTTCCCCTTGCGATCGCCTACCTTATCCCCCCTGCCGCTTATTAG
- a CDS encoding Eco57I restriction-modification methylase domain-containing protein — MSIARHHTEWLSLLDIVGPFITMEVLLEVFPQGLAKHDSQHFPLLKQAYQEWLLNRRDEQIHRVWVEWVLENTLNYPEDCLRSGQGIPGYLQVELKEYRETLKPDWAIIAPGEKQAQVLVQLYGVQQKLESSCPGKVWQGSPMMRMVTLLQGSGCPLGLVTNGEAWMLVHALPGEAVTTVTWYGEIWIEEKITLRAFRDLLGVERFFGVAQEDTLSQLFVRSKGQQQEVTDQLGLQVRKAVEILVQTIDRLNGDLQGELLKNISTEELYQAACFVMMRLVFLLCAEERGLLLLGDSRYEEYYAVSTLQESLRELADQYGEELLERRHDAWCRLLALFRSVHGGVFHDLFRLPAYGGDLFDPDKFPFLEGRFGERDHPIAVDNRTVLHLLESLQILRIRVPGGGVEPRRLSFKTIEVEQIGHVYEGLLDHQAVRAEVTVLGLGGTKNKEPEVALEELERLLALSEGDLVKFLQRATGRSEKALRNALAKPVELSAFEEDRCLACCGNSPELWGRIKRFFNVVRFDSYGYPVIIPVGSVFVTAGTDRRESGTHYTPSQLTQEIVRYALDPLVYGSGGGLISPQEILNLKICDPTMGSGAFLVQVCRYLADRLVESLAVLEEKNPEVIFTIFGEESRPALMEVLPEEVGDLRRLMAKRLIAERCIYGVDKNPLAVEMAKLSLWLETLQRDKPFTFLDHALRCGDSLLGLSQAIQFERFHLNPINDFEGRLIATICKPLLETAIQERLELRNINSLNSECVHQKEEKLKKADAALQITKDIADSLLGEFFAKANKAENLKLVELGQIIESALIQEESVREKNLQSLQKQAERYLNADLSDKTQKRTPFHWIFEFPEVFLEMETPGFDAVVGNPPFMGGQKITGALGTSYRDFIQEFIGNNVKGSADLVAYFFLKVANLIKQNGCFGLVATNTIAQGDTREVGLDQLVKQGVIYRAVPSRPWSGTAALEVAYVWFKKGQWTGKYYLDGKEVKGITPYLTETGQATGTPQRLAANQNKSFIGSYVLGMGFVLEPEEAQALITKNPKNKDVLFPYLNGQDLNTNPDQAPSRWIINFFDWALSPETDDPKNPKGAPYASDYPDCLDIIERLVKEERQGKTFSKNAREKWWLYERSRPELYEAIAPLNRVLSIPRVSKFLTLSFVPNTIVMSEATVCITSEQYKDFSLLQNSFHEYWAREQGSSLETRMRYTPTDCFETFPFPDLTPEIEKDLEEIGERYYEHRQKIMTETQLGLTKTYNRFHDPTETDSAIEKLRNLHIEMDQTVAKAYHWTDLDLNHDFHDTKQGLRFTISETARREILDRLLQLNHERYAAEVAQGLHDKGKKKKTPAKKRGKSSSQNNQQLGIKF, encoded by the coding sequence ATGTCTATCGCCCGTCACCATACCGAATGGCTCTCCTTACTGGACATCGTTGGCCCGTTTATCACTATGGAAGTCCTACTGGAAGTCTTCCCCCAAGGGTTGGCCAAACATGACTCCCAACACTTCCCCCTCCTCAAACAAGCCTATCAGGAATGGTTACTCAATCGCCGAGATGAACAAATCCATCGGGTTTGGGTGGAATGGGTGCTAGAAAATACCCTCAACTACCCGGAGGATTGCTTAAGGTCAGGACAGGGCATTCCGGGCTATCTACAAGTGGAATTGAAGGAATACCGCGAAACTCTCAAACCGGATTGGGCGATTATTGCACCGGGAGAAAAGCAAGCTCAGGTATTAGTTCAACTGTATGGCGTACAACAAAAGTTAGAGAGTTCCTGTCCGGGTAAGGTCTGGCAAGGGTCGCCTATGATGCGCATGGTGACGTTATTACAAGGTTCTGGCTGTCCTTTGGGATTAGTCACCAATGGGGAAGCGTGGATGCTTGTCCATGCTTTGCCGGGGGAAGCAGTGACGACGGTGACTTGGTATGGGGAGATTTGGATTGAGGAAAAGATTACTCTACGGGCGTTTCGGGATTTATTGGGGGTAGAACGGTTTTTTGGGGTGGCCCAGGAGGATACTCTCTCTCAGTTGTTTGTCCGCAGTAAGGGACAACAGCAGGAAGTCACGGACCAGCTTGGTTTACAGGTGCGGAAGGCGGTGGAAATTCTCGTCCAAACCATTGACCGTCTCAATGGGGATCTTCAGGGGGAATTGTTGAAAAATATCTCTACAGAGGAACTGTATCAGGCGGCCTGTTTTGTCATGATGCGCTTGGTGTTTCTCCTCTGTGCGGAGGAACGGGGTTTGTTGTTGTTGGGAGATAGTCGCTATGAGGAGTATTACGCTGTCTCTACGTTACAGGAATCTTTGCGGGAGTTGGCGGATCAGTATGGGGAGGAGTTGTTAGAACGTCGTCATGATGCTTGGTGCCGTTTGTTGGCGTTGTTTCGGTCTGTTCATGGGGGGGTTTTCCATGATTTGTTCCGTTTGCCTGCTTATGGGGGGGATTTGTTTGACCCGGATAAGTTTCCTTTTCTAGAGGGACGGTTTGGGGAGCGAGATCATCCGATTGCGGTGGATAATCGGACGGTGCTGCATTTGTTGGAGTCGTTGCAGATTCTGCGGATTCGGGTGCCGGGGGGTGGGGTTGAACCTCGGCGTTTGTCGTTTAAGACCATTGAGGTGGAACAGATTGGTCATGTTTATGAGGGGTTATTAGACCATCAAGCGGTGCGGGCCGAGGTGACGGTGTTGGGGTTAGGGGGGACGAAGAATAAGGAGCCAGAGGTGGCTTTAGAGGAGTTGGAGCGGCTTTTAGCGCTGTCTGAGGGGGATTTGGTGAAGTTTTTGCAACGGGCTACAGGACGCAGTGAGAAGGCGTTGAGGAATGCTTTGGCGAAACCTGTGGAGTTGTCGGCCTTTGAGGAGGATCGGTGTTTGGCTTGTTGTGGCAATTCGCCGGAGTTGTGGGGGCGAATTAAACGGTTTTTTAATGTGGTGCGTTTTGATAGTTATGGGTATCCGGTGATTATTCCGGTGGGGTCGGTGTTTGTGACGGCTGGGACGGATCGGCGGGAGTCGGGAACTCATTATACGCCAAGTCAGTTAACCCAGGAGATTGTGAGGTATGCGCTGGATCCGTTGGTGTATGGGTCGGGAGGGGGGTTGATTTCGCCCCAGGAGATTCTGAATCTGAAGATTTGTGACCCGACTATGGGATCTGGGGCGTTTTTGGTGCAGGTTTGTCGCTATTTGGCGGATCGGTTGGTGGAGTCGTTGGCAGTGTTGGAGGAGAAGAATCCGGAGGTTATTTTTACGATTTTTGGGGAGGAGTCCCGTCCGGCGTTGATGGAGGTTTTGCCGGAGGAGGTGGGGGATTTACGGCGTTTGATGGCGAAGCGGTTGATTGCGGAACGGTGTATTTATGGGGTGGATAAGAATCCGTTGGCGGTGGAGATGGCGAAGTTGTCGTTATGGTTGGAGACGTTGCAAAGGGATAAACCCTTTACGTTTTTGGATCATGCCTTGCGCTGTGGGGATTCGTTGTTAGGTTTATCTCAAGCTATTCAATTTGAACGGTTTCACTTAAATCCTATTAATGACTTTGAAGGAAGATTGATTGCGACCATTTGTAAGCCTTTACTGGAAACAGCTATTCAAGAGCGTTTAGAACTGCGAAACATCAATAGCTTAAATTCTGAATGTGTTCATCAAAAAGAAGAAAAGTTGAAAAAGGCAGATGCTGCACTTCAAATCACAAAAGATATTGCTGATAGTTTATTAGGTGAATTTTTTGCTAAGGCTAACAAGGCAGAAAATTTAAAACTTGTGGAACTAGGTCAAATCATAGAAAGTGCTTTAATACAGGAGGAGTCTGTTAGGGAGAAAAATCTTCAATCTTTACAAAAACAAGCGGAAAGATATCTTAATGCTGATTTATCGGACAAGACTCAGAAACGAACTCCTTTTCATTGGATTTTTGAGTTTCCCGAAGTTTTTTTAGAGATGGAAACTCCGGGTTTTGATGCGGTGGTGGGGAATCCGCCGTTTATGGGGGGACAAAAAATTACGGGGGCTTTGGGTACATCTTATCGGGATTTTATTCAAGAGTTTATCGGCAATAATGTTAAGGGAAGTGCGGATTTAGTGGCGTATTTTTTCCTGAAGGTGGCGAATTTAATTAAACAAAATGGCTGTTTTGGTTTGGTAGCTACAAATACGATTGCTCAAGGGGATACGCGAGAAGTGGGGTTAGATCAACTGGTTAAACAGGGGGTAATTTATCGGGCGGTGCCGAGTCGTCCATGGTCGGGAACGGCGGCGTTAGAGGTGGCTTATGTGTGGTTTAAAAAGGGGCAATGGACAGGGAAATATTATCTGGATGGTAAGGAAGTTAAGGGGATTACGCCCTATTTAACGGAGACGGGGCAAGCAACGGGTACACCCCAAAGGTTAGCGGCCAATCAGAATAAATCTTTTATTGGTTCTTATGTTTTGGGGATGGGTTTTGTGTTAGAACCCGAGGAAGCCCAAGCTTTAATTACTAAAAACCCGAAAAATAAAGATGTGTTGTTTCCCTATCTCAATGGTCAAGATTTAAATACTAATCCTGATCAGGCTCCCTCCCGTTGGATCATTAATTTCTTTGATTGGGCTTTATCTCCAGAAACTGATGATCCGAAAAATCCGAAAGGTGCGCCCTATGCGTCGGATTATCCCGATTGTTTGGATATTATTGAGCGTTTGGTTAAAGAAGAAAGGCAAGGTAAAACTTTTAGTAAAAATGCTCGTGAAAAATGGTGGCTTTATGAAAGATCAAGACCAGAACTTTATGAGGCGATCGCCCCCCTCAACCGAGTTTTAAGTATTCCTCGCGTTAGTAAATTTCTTACCTTGTCTTTTGTTCCAAATACTATTGTTATGAGTGAAGCAACGGTTTGTATTACTTCTGAGCAATATAAAGATTTTTCATTACTTCAAAATTCATTTCATGAATATTGGGCAAGAGAACAAGGATCAAGTCTTGAAACGCGAATGCGCTACACCCCTACAGATTGTTTTGAAACCTTCCCCTTTCCCGACCTCACCCCAGAGATAGAAAAAGACCTAGAAGAAATCGGCGAGAGGTATTACGAACACCGCCAAAAGATCATGACAGAAACCCAACTGGGACTAACGAAAACCTATAACCGTTTCCACGACCCCACAGAAACCGATTCAGCCATTGAAAAACTGCGGAATCTGCACATCGAAATGGATCAAACCGTCGCCAAAGCCTATCACTGGACAGACCTTGATTTAAACCACGACTTCCACGACACCAAACAAGGATTACGATTCACCATTAGCGAAACTGCCCGCCGGGAAATCTTAGATCGGTTGTTACAATTAAATCATGAACGTTACGCGGCCGAAGTTGCCCAAGGACTGCACGACAAAGGGAAGAAAAAGAAGACTCCCGCGAAGAAACGGGGTAAATCCTCATCCCAGAATAACCAACAATTGGGGATTAAATTTTAA